A stretch of Myxococcus hansupus DNA encodes these proteins:
- a CDS encoding 2-hydroxyacid dehydrogenase, with protein MRVAVFDTHRYDRDALEAANVRFGHALTYFEPRLTLQTAPLAEGFPAVCSFVNDTVDAATLEVLHAGGVRLVAARSAGYNHVDLEAARRWDLRVTRVPEYSPHAVAEHAVALVLSLNRHIPRAFSRVRDWNFSLDGLVGFDLAGKTVGVVGTGRIGRVAARIFKGFGCDVLCYDVAPDAAFERELGVRYVALDALFSQADIISFHIPLTPDTRHLVDAAALARMKRGVMLINTGRGALIDSKALVAALKSGHVGGAGLDVYEEEEGVFFQDLSGQVLQDDVLARLLTFPNVLVTSHQAFLTHEALANIAETTLAGIQAFERGEPLLNEVRAEQVLRAR; from the coding sequence ATGCGGGTGGCCGTCTTCGATACACACCGATACGACCGGGACGCGTTGGAGGCGGCGAACGTCCGTTTCGGACACGCGCTCACCTACTTCGAGCCCCGGCTGACCTTGCAGACGGCGCCCCTGGCGGAGGGGTTCCCCGCCGTGTGCTCCTTCGTCAACGACACGGTGGACGCGGCCACGCTGGAGGTGCTGCACGCGGGTGGGGTGCGGCTCGTGGCGGCGCGCTCCGCGGGCTACAACCACGTGGACCTGGAGGCCGCGCGGCGGTGGGACCTGCGCGTCACGCGCGTGCCGGAGTACTCACCGCACGCGGTGGCCGAGCACGCGGTGGCGCTGGTGCTGTCCCTCAACCGCCACATCCCGCGTGCCTTCTCCCGCGTGCGGGATTGGAACTTCTCGCTCGACGGGTTGGTGGGTTTCGACCTCGCCGGCAAGACGGTGGGCGTGGTGGGCACGGGCCGCATCGGCCGCGTGGCGGCGCGCATCTTCAAGGGCTTTGGCTGCGACGTCCTCTGCTACGACGTGGCGCCGGATGCGGCGTTCGAGCGTGAGCTGGGGGTGCGCTACGTCGCGCTCGACGCCTTGTTTTCTCAGGCCGACATCATCTCCTTTCACATCCCGCTCACGCCGGACACGCGGCACCTGGTGGACGCGGCGGCGCTGGCGCGGATGAAGCGGGGCGTGATGCTCATCAACACGGGACGCGGCGCGCTCATCGACAGCAAGGCGCTGGTCGCCGCGCTCAAGTCCGGCCACGTCGGCGGTGCCGGCTTGGATGTGTATGAAGAAGAGGAGGGGGTCTTCTTCCAGGACCTCTCCGGGCAGGTGCTCCAGGACGATGTGCTGGCGCGGCTGCTCACCTTTCCAAACGTGCTCGTCACGTCGCATCAGGCCTTCCTCACCCACGAGGCGCTCGCCAACATCGCGGAGACGACGCTGGCGGGCATCCAGGCCTTCGAGCGTGGCGAGCCCTTGCTGAACGAGGTTCGCGCCGAGCAGGTGCTTCGCGCGCGTTGA